In Thermococcus thioreducens, a genomic segment contains:
- a CDS encoding aspartate/glutamate racemase family protein, with protein MKRIGIIGGTTPESTCYYYRKYIEISREKFGPFTFPELIIYSINFEEFKNNPRGWEGRKEILIKAAKALERAGAEIISLSANTPHIVFPDVQKAVNVPMVSIIDALIEEMKRRGVKRVLLLGTKTTMTADFYKDALKGAGFDVIVPSEEEIDEINRIIFEELAFENLKSKPYLVDLIERYAEKYGIEGVILGCTELPLAIKQGDVSVEVFDTAAIHMRKLIEIASDF; from the coding sequence ATGAAGAGGATAGGCATAATCGGCGGAACGACCCCGGAATCAACCTGTTATTACTACAGGAAATACATAGAGATAAGCAGGGAGAAGTTCGGTCCCTTCACCTTCCCGGAGCTCATAATCTACTCGATAAACTTCGAAGAGTTCAAGAACAATCCCCGCGGCTGGGAGGGGAGGAAGGAGATACTCATAAAGGCCGCAAAGGCCCTTGAGAGGGCAGGGGCGGAGATAATATCGCTCTCGGCCAACACTCCCCACATAGTCTTCCCGGACGTCCAGAAAGCTGTAAACGTCCCGATGGTGAGCATAATAGATGCACTCATCGAGGAAATGAAGCGCAGGGGCGTTAAGAGGGTTCTCCTCCTCGGCACCAAGACCACAATGACGGCGGACTTCTACAAGGATGCCCTCAAGGGGGCGGGCTTTGATGTCATAGTGCCCTCCGAGGAAGAGATTGACGAAATCAACCGGATAATCTTCGAGGAGCTGGCCTTTGAGAACCTTAAGAGCAAACCGTACCTGGTCGATCTTATCGAAAGGTACGCGGAGAAATACGGCATCGAGGGTGTCATTCTCGGCTGCACCGAGCTGCCGCTGGCGATAAAGCAGGGCGACGTCTCTGTCGAGGTCTTCGACACGGCGGCAATCCACATGAGGAAGCTGATAGAAATAGCGAGTGATTTTTAA
- a CDS encoding TldD/PmbA family protein yields MFDVNDFILKKAKELGFGDVVVLGYEMDRRQVRFANNEITVAKNWHERKVELFVELEKRVAGTTITELSEENIERTLKTLLGNMKGMSPKEDYYGIAEGPFEYKDIPETFDKAIVELDEPNEYVERAINAALEEGAKRVAGVLYTDHNRLYLTTSNGVEAFDEGTGIEISVRAFIGDLESGHGTNSVRVLKKFDPESAGRKAGEIAKLAQNPEQGPEGKFDVIFDPLAFANLLSYMSFMTSAYAAEAGFSFLVNKLGQNVANEIVTIKDIGNLPNGYGTRKFDDEGVPTRETTIIENGTFKTFLLNTSMAKKYGTETTANAGLIMPHAWNIVLEPGDYSREELFSEVRKGIYITNVWYTRFQNYVAGDFSTIPRDGIFLVENGELRPIRNIRVSDNFQRILEGIKALGKESHHIHWWEVRTPVSTPYVLVEDVGITRATK; encoded by the coding sequence ATGTTCGACGTTAATGATTTCATCCTTAAGAAGGCCAAAGAGCTCGGCTTCGGCGACGTCGTCGTTCTCGGCTACGAGATGGACAGGCGTCAGGTCCGCTTCGCCAACAACGAGATAACCGTCGCCAAGAACTGGCACGAGAGGAAGGTCGAGCTCTTCGTGGAGCTGGAGAAGAGGGTAGCTGGTACAACTATAACCGAGCTGAGCGAGGAAAACATCGAGCGGACCTTGAAGACCCTCCTGGGCAACATGAAGGGCATGTCTCCCAAGGAGGACTACTACGGCATCGCCGAGGGACCCTTTGAGTACAAGGATATACCCGAGACCTTCGATAAGGCGATAGTCGAGCTCGATGAGCCAAACGAGTACGTGGAAAGGGCAATCAATGCGGCCCTTGAGGAGGGAGCCAAAAGAGTTGCTGGCGTTCTCTACACAGACCACAACAGGCTCTACCTCACCACGAGCAACGGGGTTGAAGCTTTTGACGAAGGCACCGGGATAGAGATAAGCGTTAGGGCATTCATTGGAGACCTTGAGAGCGGGCACGGGACGAACTCGGTGAGGGTTCTCAAGAAGTTCGACCCCGAATCAGCTGGAAGAAAGGCCGGTGAGATTGCAAAGCTCGCCCAGAACCCGGAGCAGGGGCCGGAAGGGAAGTTCGACGTCATCTTTGACCCCTTAGCCTTCGCCAATCTGCTGAGCTACATGAGCTTCATGACATCGGCCTACGCGGCAGAGGCCGGTTTTAGCTTCCTGGTGAACAAGCTAGGTCAAAATGTCGCTAACGAAATCGTCACGATAAAGGACATTGGAAACCTGCCCAACGGCTACGGAACGAGGAAGTTCGACGACGAAGGAGTTCCAACGAGGGAAACGACGATAATCGAGAACGGAACCTTCAAGACCTTCCTGCTCAACACGAGCATGGCGAAGAAGTACGGGACGGAGACGACGGCCAACGCGGGCCTTATAATGCCCCACGCGTGGAACATCGTCCTTGAGCCGGGTGACTACTCCAGGGAAGAGCTCTTCAGCGAGGTCAGGAAGGGCATATACATCACCAACGTCTGGTACACCCGCTTCCAGAACTACGTAGCCGGTGACTTCTCGACCATCCCGAGGGATGGAATATTCCTCGTGGAAAATGGAGAGCTGAGGCCGATAAGGAACATTCGCGTCAGCGACAACTTCCAGAGGATCCTTGAGGGAATCAAGGCCCTCGGAAAGGAGAGCCACCACATCCACTGGTGGGAGGTCAGGACGCCAGTTTCGACACCCTACGTTCTCGTGGAGGACGTTGGCATAACCAGGGCGACGAAGTGA
- a CDS encoding TldD/PmbA family protein, with protein sequence MHELVEFAVEKALELGASYAEARFEEKNGTSLAMKNGNPEGLSIIAERGIGVRVLVDGGMGFASTNVLTKESVSEAVKKAVKLAKAASKVRNEPIVFSEEDFHRVSYKVKMKKDFRDVSPEEKLELLRKIEEDVKATGVNVPMRYLGYSDQLWKKIFINSEGAYVKSKIPRVSITYNLVVFENGQMEQAPFVQRAFSGGLELIEKDEPWSWAVKDVQALKKLIYEGQKPPEGKVDLVISPEVAGIAVHESVGHPYEADRIFGREAAQAGESFVKPDMLGERIGSEAVTVIEDPTIPNSWGFYLYDDEGVKARPRYLIKDGIITEFLTNREYAAKLGQRSNASARAINYNREPIVRMANTYLAPGDYSFEELIEEVKLGVYMVSFNEWNIDDRRYQQRYIGREAYLIENGEIKHPVRRPILEITTRALWSSVDAVGKEVEFFPGTCGKGEPGQGVPVWMGGAHARLRDIPLRRP encoded by the coding sequence ATGCATGAACTCGTAGAGTTCGCCGTTGAGAAGGCCCTCGAACTGGGGGCGAGCTACGCGGAGGCGCGCTTCGAGGAGAAGAACGGCACTTCTCTGGCAATGAAGAACGGCAACCCTGAGGGACTGAGCATAATAGCCGAGAGGGGAATCGGCGTAAGGGTTCTGGTCGATGGAGGAATGGGCTTCGCGAGCACGAACGTCCTCACGAAGGAGAGCGTGAGCGAGGCCGTCAAGAAGGCCGTCAAGCTGGCCAAAGCGGCCTCCAAAGTGAGAAATGAGCCAATAGTTTTCAGCGAGGAGGACTTCCACCGCGTCTCCTACAAGGTCAAGATGAAGAAGGACTTCCGCGACGTTTCACCGGAGGAGAAGCTCGAACTCCTCAGGAAAATTGAGGAGGACGTCAAGGCAACGGGCGTGAACGTACCGATGCGCTACCTCGGCTACTCCGACCAGCTCTGGAAGAAGATCTTCATCAACAGCGAAGGCGCCTACGTCAAGAGCAAGATTCCGCGCGTTTCCATAACCTACAACCTCGTGGTTTTTGAAAACGGCCAGATGGAGCAGGCCCCCTTCGTCCAGAGGGCGTTCTCCGGTGGGCTGGAGCTCATCGAGAAGGACGAGCCGTGGAGCTGGGCGGTTAAGGACGTCCAGGCCCTAAAGAAGCTCATCTATGAGGGACAGAAGCCACCGGAGGGGAAAGTGGATCTGGTCATAAGCCCAGAGGTCGCTGGGATAGCCGTCCACGAGAGCGTCGGCCACCCATACGAGGCCGACAGGATTTTCGGAAGGGAAGCGGCTCAGGCCGGAGAGAGCTTCGTAAAGCCGGACATGCTCGGCGAGAGGATCGGGAGTGAAGCCGTCACCGTCATAGAGGACCCGACGATACCGAACAGCTGGGGGTTCTACCTCTACGATGACGAGGGCGTCAAGGCGAGGCCGCGCTACCTTATCAAGGACGGAATAATCACGGAGTTCCTCACCAATAGGGAATACGCGGCAAAGCTGGGCCAGAGGTCGAACGCTTCAGCCAGAGCCATCAACTACAACCGCGAGCCGATAGTGAGGATGGCCAACACCTACCTCGCGCCCGGTGACTACTCCTTCGAGGAGCTGATTGAGGAAGTCAAGCTCGGCGTCTACATGGTGTCCTTCAACGAGTGGAACATCGACGACAGGCGCTACCAGCAGAGGTACATCGGAAGGGAGGCCTACCTCATCGAGAACGGCGAGATAAAGCACCCTGTCAGGAGGCCTATCCTTGAGATAACGACGAGGGCGCTCTGGAGCAGCGTCGATGCCGTCGGCAAAGAGGTCGAGTTCTTCCCAGGAACCTGCGGCAAAGGCGAGCCCGGGCAGGGAGTGCCCGTCTGGATGGGCGGGGCGCATGCAAGGCTCAGGGACATACCGCTGAGGAGGCCGTGA
- a CDS encoding MazG nucleotide pyrophosphohydrolase domain-containing protein — protein MEIREFQKLIHDIYFHKDSKRGVDKTFLWFVEEVGELSEAIRKNDRKAMEEEFADVLAWLASLANLLGIDIEEAAKKKYPGVCPYCGNNPCTCEEKF, from the coding sequence ATGGAGATCAGGGAATTTCAGAAGCTTATCCACGACATTTACTTCCACAAGGACTCGAAGCGCGGGGTTGATAAGACCTTCCTCTGGTTCGTGGAAGAGGTTGGAGAGCTGAGCGAGGCGATAAGAAAGAACGACAGGAAAGCTATGGAGGAGGAGTTTGCAGATGTTCTGGCGTGGCTCGCAAGTTTGGCGAACCTCCTCGGGATAGACATCGAGGAAGCAGCAAAGAAGAAGTACCCCGGCGTCTGTCCCTACTGCGGCAACAACCCGTGCACGTGCGAGGAGAAGTTTTGA